From the genome of Perca flavescens isolate YP-PL-M2 chromosome 1, PFLA_1.0, whole genome shotgun sequence, one region includes:
- the stard5 gene encoding stAR-related lipid transfer protein 5 encodes MDYEHKAKAVGDCLLSYKRDESGWKVCKKSNDVVVSWRPSSEFPGNVYKGEGIVSGSPEKVWECLKPVPSGLRVKWDNNVKRFELLEQITEDISICRTVTPSAAMGIIAPRDFVDVILVKQYEDGTISSNATNVSHSGCPPQSGYVRGFNHPCGCVCVPIAGEPNKTQVFSFFQTDLGGFLPRSVVDSFFPSSMAEFYSNLSKAVKSLKGL; translated from the exons ATGGATTATGAACATAAAGCGAAGGCAGTGGGGGACTGCTTGCTAAGCTACAAGAGGGATGAGTCCGGGTGGAAAGTCTGCAAGAAATCG AATGACGTGGTTGTGTCTTGGCGTCCGTCGTCTGAGTTCCCTGGGAATGT TTATAAGGGCGAGGGGATTGTCAGCGGCAGCCCAGAGAAAGTGTGGGAGTGTCTGAAACCAGTACCCAGTGGGCTCAGAGTCAAGTGGGACAACAATGTCAAAAGGTTCGAGCTTTTGGAACAAATCACGGAG GACATCTCTATCTGCCGAACAGTCACGCCCTCAGCCGCTATGGGCATCATAGCTCCACGAGACTTTGTAGATGTTATTTTAGTCAAGCAATACGAGGATGGCACCATTTCATCAAATG CCACCAATGTGAGTCACTCGGGCTGTCCTCCCCAGTCCGGCTACGTGAGAGGATTCAACCATCCATGTGGTTGCGTCTGTGTTCCCATCGCAGG AGAGCCCAATAAAACCCAGGTGTTCAGCTTCTTCCAGACGGACCTGGGTGGCTTTCTCCCCCGCTCCGTGGTCGACTCGTTCTTCCCCTCCAGCATGGCGGAGTTCTACAGCAACCTGAGCAAGGCTGTGAAGTCCCTCAAGGGCCTTTGA